Genomic window (Polaromonas sp. JS666):
AAGGGTCGGCAAAGTTACAAACTGGGTTGACTGTCACCTTAAACTTGGTCCATGACCCCGGCCCTGCACCGCGCAGCCACTTTTACCGCTGAACAGTTCCACCGCCTCATGGGCGCCATCAGGCGGCACCCCGTGCGGGCGGCTTTGGTGCTGCCGGCGCTGATGCTGCTTTATGTACTGGTGCTGATTCCGTTCACGCCCGGCATTGGCGACTTGCGCAAGGCCAAGTCTGAAACGCCCTCGGTGCTGCTGGCTTCTGATGGCACGGTGCTGGCCGAGTACAGGCGTATCAACCGGCAGTGGGTGACGCTGGACAAGATTTCGCCCAACGTCGTTAACGCGCTGATCGCCACAGAAGACCACCGATTTTACGAGCACCACGGCATCGACTTCCGGCGTATCGCGGGGGCGGTGCTCAGTACCTTGTCGGGCGATTTGCAGGGTGGCTCGACCATCACGCAGCAGCTGGCGCGCAACTTGTACCCCGAGGAGATCGGCCGCGCCACCAGCATCACGCGCAAGGTCAAGGAGGCGATCACCGCGCTGAAGATCGAGGCGGTGTATTCCAAGCGCGAGATCCTGGAGACCTATCTCAACACCGTGCCTTTTTTGTACAACGCCTTCGGCATCGAAATGGCCGCGCGCACCTATTTCGACAAGTCGGCCTACAAGCTGGATGTGCTGGAGAGCGCCACGCTGATCGGCATGCTCAAGGGCACGAGTTATTACAACCCGGTGTTGAACCCGGAGCGCGCCGTGCAGCGCCGCAACCTGGTGCTGGCGCAGATGGCCAAGCACGGCAAGCTGGACCCGGCCCGGGTTGAGGTGCTGGCCAAACGGCCGCTCAAGCTAGACTTTGAGCGGCAGACCGAGGCGCTGGGCCCGGCGCCGCACGTGGCCCAACACTTGCGCAAATGGCTGATTGCCTGGGCCGACCACAAGGGCTTCGACATTCATTCGGACGGCCTGCGGGTGCGCACCACCCTCGACGCCAAGATCCAGAAGGCGGCCAACCAGGCGGTGGCCCGGCAGATGGCGCAATTGCAAACGCTGGCAGACGGCCGGCGCAAGGCGGGGCAGGAGCGGCCCGTGCTGCAGGCCGGCTTCCTCGCGCTCGACCCGCGCAACGGCGCCGTGCGGGCCTGGGTGGGCAGCCGCGACTTTGCGCAGGAGCAGTTTGACCATGTGAGCCAGGCGCGGCGCCAGCCGGGCTCGACCTTCAAGCCCTTTGTTTATGGCGCGGCCTTCATGCTGGGGCTGGACCCGCTGGACACCTTGATCGACCAGCCTGTGGCCATCTCGCAGCAGGGCGCCGGGGTGTGGACGCCCAGCGATGCAACGCCGCCCACTTACATGCCCACCACCCTGCGCGACGGGCTGGTGTATTCCAAAAACACCATCACGGCCCAGCTGATGCAGAAGGTGGGGCCAGCCAAAGTAGGGGCGCTGGCGCAGGCCATGGGCGTGCGGCAGAGCAAGCTGGACCTGGTGCCGTCACTCGCGCTGGGCACCAGCCCCGTCACGCTGCTGGAGATGGTCACCGCCTACGGCTCCATTGCCAATGGCGGCAGTTATATGCCGCCGGTGCTGGTGCTGCGCGTGGAAGACCGCAACGGCCGGCTGCTGGAGCAGTTCGAGCCCGTCAGGGAGCGCGAACCGGCCATGCCGCGTGCGCATGCGCTGACTTTGGTGAATGCGATGCGCGGTGTGATTGACGAGGGCACGGGCACGGCCATTCGCCAGCGCTATGGCATCCAGGCCGACGTGGCCGGCAAGACCGGCACCACGCAAGACAACACCGACGGCTGGTTCATCATGATGAACTCGCAACTGGTGGCCGGCGCCCGGGTCGGCTTTAACGACAACAGCGTGACCATGGGCACCTGGGGGCAGGGTGCCCGCAGCGCGCTGCCCATGGTGGGCGAGGTTTTTCAGCAAGGCTTTCGCAACCGCTGGCTTGACCAGAACGCTGAATTCGACATTCCGCGCCCACGGCCCGCTCCGCCGGAGCAGGCGCCGGTCATGGAGATCATGAATGGCTTGTTTGGCAGGATCTTTCGGCAGTTGCAGGGGAACTGACTGAAGACGCTACAAAAAGGGTAGTTGCTTGCCGCCCGTGTTTATTGAGCTAGAGGCTTATTTGGCTTATTTGGCTAATAAGTAAGCAACGCCTTCAAACTGCATACCCAACAACGAACAACGCCGCATGTCTGCGCGGTGAAGCGGTCGTGCCACTCGCTTGACCTGAAATCCAATATGATGGAAAATAATTCCACCATGAGAGAGCAAAAGTCAGCCAGCTTGAACGACCGCATTGCGCAACGCGTGCGGGATTTGCGGGCGGCTCGCAGCCTCTCGCTTGATGCCCTGGCCACGCACTGTGGGGTTAGCCGCTCCATGATCTCGCTGATTGAGCGGGGCGAAAGCAGTCCAACCGCCGTGCTACTTGAGAAACTGGCCACGGGTCTGAACGTTCCGCTGGCATCGCTGTTCGAGGCACCCCAGCCCACCAAAGATCCCGTGGCGCGTTTGGCTGATCAACCGTCGTGGCGGGATCCCCATTCCGGCTATGTACGAAGAAACGTATCTCCCAGCGGCGTTGCCTCGCCCATCCAGATCGTTGAAGTGTCGTTTCCTGCCAAAGCGCGTGTGGCCTACGAAACCGGCGCCCGGGAGGCACAGATTCACCAGCAGGTGTGGGTGCTCGAGGGCTCCATCGAAGTCACTGTGGGTGACGACCAGCATCGGCTTGGCACCGGTGACTGCCTGGCGCTGGTGCTGGATCGTCCTGTGAGCTACCACAACCCCACTCGCAAGACCGCGCGCTATGCCGTCGTGATCACGACCTTGCCTTCAACCGCTGCCGCCCTCTGGAGATGACATGTCAATGAACACCCCAGTCCCCACCCCCCGCATTCGCCGGCTGCTGGCCGTCACCGACGCACAGGTGCAGGCGCTGGCCGATCTGCTGATCGACTCTGTCGACGGCGGCGCATCGGTGAGCTACATGCACCCCTTGTCCAGACCCAAGGCGCTGGCGTTCTGGCGCCGCGTGGCGGATGGCGTAGCGCAGGGCGAACGTGGCCTGTTGGTGGCCGAAGATGCCGACGGCATCGTGGGGACTGTGCAACTGGTGCTGGACCAACCCGAAAACCAACCGTATCGCGCTGATGTGTCGAAGATGCTGGTGTACCGCCGGGCCCGGCGCCAGGGGCTGGGTGCGCTGTTGATGCAAGCGGCCGAGCAGCTTGCGCACGAGTGCGGCAAGTCACTGCTGGTGCTCGATACCGCGAGCGGCGATGCCGAGCGGCTGTATGCCCGGCTCGGCTGGCAGCGTTGCGGCGTGATTCCCGGCTATGCGCTGCTGCCGCACGGCGGGCTGTGCGACACCACCTACTTCTATCGGGTGCTGGGCAGCTGAGCTTCGGCTGGTGCCAATCACCCACATGCCCGACTTGTGGCCTGCTTGCGTGCACAATTGCAACCCATGCTGATCCACCCTCAAATCAATCCCGTCGCCCTGCAACTCGGCCCGCTGGCGATTCACTGGTATGGCCTGACTTACCTCGCAGCCTTCGGGTTGTTCTTTTTTCTGGCTACCCGGCGTCTCCGACATGAACCCTATGCCTCCATCACCGGCCCGGGCGCCTGGTCGCGCAAGGACATTGAAGACATCCTGTTTCTGGGCGTCATGGGTGTCGTCATCGGGGGGCGCCTGGGTTACTGCCTGTTCTACAAACCGGGCTACTACCTGGCGCACCCGCTCGAAATTCTGGCGGTCTGGCAGGGCGGCATGAGTTTTCATGGCGGCATGCTGGGTGTGCTGGCCTCGCAGTTCTGGTTTGCGCGCACGCGCCAGCGGCCGTGGCTGCAGGTCATGGACTTCGTTGCGCCCTGCGTGCCCACGGGGCTGGCGGCGGGGAGGATGGGCAACTTCATCAATGGCGAGTTGTGGGGGCGATTCAGCTCGCCTGATTTGCCGTGGGGCATGGTGTTCAGGAACAGCGGCTCCATGCTGCCGCGCCACCCGTCTCAGGTCTACCAGTTCCTGCTGGAAGGGCTGCTGCTGTTTGTGCTGCTGTGGCTGTACGCGCGCAAGCCGCGCAAGATGGGGCAGGTCTCCGGGGCCTTCCTGGTGGGCTACGGCGTGTTCCGCTTTATCGCCGAGTATTTCCGCGAACCTGATGACTTTCTCGGCATCCTGGCCTTGGGGCTGAGCATGGGCCAGTGGCTGTGCGTGCCCATGATTGTGGGTGGAGCAGGGCTGTGGTGGTGGGCTTCCCAGCGAGCTGCTTCCGCGCCGGCTGCGCGCGCCTGAGCGGGGTGAACTGCGGGGGATGACGGCTAGGAGCAATACGGTTCAGTGAAGCCCTTGCCCCTGGCTTGTCATCCGGACTTGATCCGGGATCCATGGATTGCGGGTCAGGCCCGCAATGACAAGTCAAGGTTTTGGTCATTCCGACATTCCGATTCAGGGTGAATAACTTACTGAGCCGGCCCATAAATAGTGCGTAACGAATCACGCGGCGTACCGGACATGTTTTTCTTTGAACAGATTGCGAATGATCGTGGGCTGCTTCTGGCGACGGTGCAGATGGCTGCGCACGGCCTTGATCATTTCGCTCTTGTTGGCCGGCCGGCTCTTGCCCAGCGCATTGGTCTTGACATCCTGGTTGAGCAACTCGTCCGGGTTGAGTTCGGGGCAGTAGCCCGGCAGCAAGATCAGGCGCAGCCGCTGCGCGTTGGCTTGCACAAACCTCTTGACGACGCCGGACTTGTGAACCGGATGACCGTCCACGATCAGACAGATCTTGCCTTCGACTTGCTTGAGCAATCGGCGCAGAAACTCAACGAACAGCGGTGCCCTGAACTTGCCCTCGAAGACCATGAAGGCCAAGGCCCCTTTGTTGGTGATGGCCGAGATCATGTTGCAGCCAAAGCGCTGACCGGTGGCCCGAATCAGCGGCGTCTGGCCCGCCGGCGCGTAGCTCTTGCCGCTGACGTGATCGCTGCGCAGCCCCATCTCGTCGCCCCAGTAAATCTGGGCGCCCTCGCGCTTGGCCTGCTTGGCAATCAGGGGGTATTGCTCGGCAAGCCAGGCCGCAATGGCCGCGTCGTTGCGCTCATAGGCGCGGCGCACGGGCTTTTGCGCCGTCATGCCCCAGTCCTTGAGATAGCGGCCCACGGTCGTGGGCGACAGATCGACTCCACACTCGCGCTTGGCCAGCTGCGCGACGGCTTGGCGAGTCCACAGATAGAAGGGCAGCTTGAGCTGGTCGGGCAGTTTGCCCAGGATGATGCCGCGCACCTTGGCCTGCTGCGCTTGGCTGAGCAGCGTGTGGCCCGCCGGGCGGCCCCGTGCATCGCCCTTGAGCGCTCGCAGCGAGCCTTCGCGCGCTCGCGCACAGGCCTTTTGCACCGCTCGCAGGCTCAGTCCATGCACCCGCGCGGCCTCGGCCTGCGTCATGCCACCTCGCACCGCCAGCACCACTTGTCTGCGCAAGTGCGCTTGCGTCGCCCGGTCAAGTTTGCGTCCATCGAT
Coding sequences:
- a CDS encoding IS630 family transposase, whose product is MKIDGRKLDRATQAHLRRQVVLAVRGGMTQAEAARVHGLSLRAVQKACARAREGSLRALKGDARGRPAGHTLLSQAQQAKVRGIILGKLPDQLKLPFYLWTRQAVAQLAKRECGVDLSPTTVGRYLKDWGMTAQKPVRRAYERNDAAIAAWLAEQYPLIAKQAKREGAQIYWGDEMGLRSDHVSGKSYAPAGQTPLIRATGQRFGCNMISAITNKGALAFMVFEGKFRAPLFVEFLRRLLKQVEGKICLIVDGHPVHKSGVVKRFVQANAQRLRLILLPGYCPELNPDELLNQDVKTNALGKSRPANKSEMIKAVRSHLHRRQKQPTIIRNLFKEKHVRYAA
- a CDS encoding GNAT family N-acetyltransferase, whose amino-acid sequence is MSMNTPVPTPRIRRLLAVTDAQVQALADLLIDSVDGGASVSYMHPLSRPKALAFWRRVADGVAQGERGLLVAEDADGIVGTVQLVLDQPENQPYRADVSKMLVYRRARRQGLGALLMQAAEQLAHECGKSLLVLDTASGDAERLYARLGWQRCGVIPGYALLPHGGLCDTTYFYRVLGS
- a CDS encoding helix-turn-helix domain-containing protein, with amino-acid sequence MREQKSASLNDRIAQRVRDLRAARSLSLDALATHCGVSRSMISLIERGESSPTAVLLEKLATGLNVPLASLFEAPQPTKDPVARLADQPSWRDPHSGYVRRNVSPSGVASPIQIVEVSFPAKARVAYETGAREAQIHQQVWVLEGSIEVTVGDDQHRLGTGDCLALVLDRPVSYHNPTRKTARYAVVITTLPSTAAALWR
- a CDS encoding penicillin-binding protein 1A, with protein sequence MTPALHRAATFTAEQFHRLMGAIRRHPVRAALVLPALMLLYVLVLIPFTPGIGDLRKAKSETPSVLLASDGTVLAEYRRINRQWVTLDKISPNVVNALIATEDHRFYEHHGIDFRRIAGAVLSTLSGDLQGGSTITQQLARNLYPEEIGRATSITRKVKEAITALKIEAVYSKREILETYLNTVPFLYNAFGIEMAARTYFDKSAYKLDVLESATLIGMLKGTSYYNPVLNPERAVQRRNLVLAQMAKHGKLDPARVEVLAKRPLKLDFERQTEALGPAPHVAQHLRKWLIAWADHKGFDIHSDGLRVRTTLDAKIQKAANQAVARQMAQLQTLADGRRKAGQERPVLQAGFLALDPRNGAVRAWVGSRDFAQEQFDHVSQARRQPGSTFKPFVYGAAFMLGLDPLDTLIDQPVAISQQGAGVWTPSDATPPTYMPTTLRDGLVYSKNTITAQLMQKVGPAKVGALAQAMGVRQSKLDLVPSLALGTSPVTLLEMVTAYGSIANGGSYMPPVLVLRVEDRNGRLLEQFEPVREREPAMPRAHALTLVNAMRGVIDEGTGTAIRQRYGIQADVAGKTGTTQDNTDGWFIMMNSQLVAGARVGFNDNSVTMGTWGQGARSALPMVGEVFQQGFRNRWLDQNAEFDIPRPRPAPPEQAPVMEIMNGLFGRIFRQLQGN
- the lgt gene encoding prolipoprotein diacylglyceryl transferase; translation: MLIHPQINPVALQLGPLAIHWYGLTYLAAFGLFFFLATRRLRHEPYASITGPGAWSRKDIEDILFLGVMGVVIGGRLGYCLFYKPGYYLAHPLEILAVWQGGMSFHGGMLGVLASQFWFARTRQRPWLQVMDFVAPCVPTGLAAGRMGNFINGELWGRFSSPDLPWGMVFRNSGSMLPRHPSQVYQFLLEGLLLFVLLWLYARKPRKMGQVSGAFLVGYGVFRFIAEYFREPDDFLGILALGLSMGQWLCVPMIVGGAGLWWWASQRAASAPAARA